One Pseudorhodoplanes sinuspersici DNA segment encodes these proteins:
- a CDS encoding DUF3306 domain-containing protein, with protein MSQSDDFLSRWSRRKQQATKEAASLKEAASLKDKAEKADQAVVSAADTAAPETPKTEPRFDLSKLPSLDSIGPDSDLSLFMQPGVPASLSRAALRRAWSADPAICDFIGLSENSWDFTKPDSMTGFGPLLPTDNVKKLLASIIRDDKDEQEQTSGTALQQPDTEARDEVAISQGVEIDRDSVATHSGDRTQLEAALHRTKTNPATQQETRADELPNAAPRRRHGGALPT; from the coding sequence ATGAGCCAGTCTGACGATTTTCTTTCGCGCTGGTCGCGCCGCAAGCAGCAGGCGACGAAAGAAGCTGCGTCCCTGAAGGAGGCTGCGTCTCTAAAGGACAAAGCCGAAAAGGCGGATCAGGCTGTCGTATCTGCAGCTGATACTGCTGCTCCTGAAACGCCCAAGACCGAGCCACGATTCGATCTCAGCAAGCTGCCGTCATTGGATTCGATCGGCCCCGATTCCGACTTGAGTCTTTTTATGCAGCCTGGTGTGCCGGCGTCGCTTTCGCGTGCGGCGCTTCGTCGCGCGTGGTCTGCCGACCCTGCCATTTGCGACTTTATCGGCCTGTCAGAGAACTCCTGGGACTTCACCAAACCCGACAGCATGACGGGATTTGGTCCGCTTTTGCCAACGGACAACGTCAAAAAACTGCTGGCGAGCATCATCCGCGACGACAAAGACGAGCAAGAGCAGACGTCGGGGACGGCACTGCAGCAACCCGATACCGAGGCGCGGGACGAGGTGGCTATCTCTCAAGGGGTTGAGATCGATCGGGATTCCGTTGCAACCCACAGCGGGGATCGAACGCAATTGGAAGCTGCATTGCATCGCACAAAAACTAATCCTGCAACGCAGCAGGAAACGCGCGCTGACGAGCTTCCGAATGCCGCGCCGAGGCGCCGCCATGGCGGAGCGCTTCCGACCTAA
- a CDS encoding formate dehydrogenase subunit gamma, with protein MAKSITSIRVAIGAIVMFCVLAIAAPVSAQQLNPDHSVNPTASSVKEDQLLQQLRIIRGRGTIPDTKSYNIEQPAGREWREFHQVTLYWIGAIAIIGMLALLVGFYLVRGMVKLQNGRSGRTIVRFNAFERFIHWMTAACFIVLAISGLNITFGKALLLPLMGEAAFAGWSQWGKYAHNYLSFPFTIGVVVIFLMWLAGNIPNRVDIDWLKRGGGIVGDDHPPAYRFNAGQKGIYWIVVLGGAAVAISGYILMFPFYGGLTISGMQIAQIVHSVVGVLFIAVMLAHIYIGTIGMEGAFEAMGTGEVDVNWAKQHHALWLEEENRRTHGAEPRATPAE; from the coding sequence ATGGCCAAATCGATAACTTCAATTCGCGTTGCCATCGGCGCGATTGTGATGTTCTGCGTCCTTGCCATCGCGGCCCCGGTCAGCGCACAGCAGCTAAATCCGGATCATTCGGTGAATCCGACGGCAAGTTCGGTCAAGGAGGATCAACTTCTCCAGCAACTGCGGATCATCCGGGGGCGGGGTACGATTCCCGACACCAAGTCCTACAATATCGAGCAGCCGGCAGGGCGCGAATGGCGTGAATTTCATCAGGTCACGCTCTATTGGATCGGCGCGATCGCCATCATTGGCATGCTTGCATTGCTGGTCGGCTTCTATCTCGTCCGCGGCATGGTCAAGCTGCAGAATGGACGCTCCGGCCGAACCATCGTCCGGTTCAACGCTTTCGAGCGGTTCATCCATTGGATGACGGCAGCCTGTTTCATCGTCCTCGCGATCTCCGGCCTTAACATCACCTTCGGCAAGGCCTTGCTGTTACCGTTGATGGGCGAGGCCGCCTTTGCCGGCTGGTCACAGTGGGGCAAATACGCCCACAATTATCTCAGCTTCCCGTTCACAATCGGCGTTGTCGTGATCTTTCTGATGTGGCTCGCCGGCAATATCCCGAACCGCGTCGACATCGACTGGCTCAAGCGGGGCGGCGGCATCGTCGGCGATGATCATCCGCCGGCCTATCGCTTCAATGCCGGCCAGAAGGGGATCTATTGGATCGTCGTTCTGGGCGGTGCGGCTGTGGCGATCAGCGGCTATATCCTGATGTTCCCCTTCTATGGCGGGTTGACCATCTCGGGCATGCAGATTGCCCAGATCGTGCATAGCGTCGTCGGCGTGCTCTTCATCGCCGTGATGCTCGCTCACATCTATATCGGCACTATCGGCATGGAGGGCGCGTTCGAGGCGATGGGTACTGGCGAGGTCGACGTGAACTGGGCCAAGCAGCATCACGCCTTGTGGCTCGAAGAGGAAAATCGCCGTACCCACGGGGCGGAGCCACGCGCAACGCCGGCTGAATAG
- a CDS encoding DUF3305 domain-containing protein — MSTAFAQIPVGVVVARRKAASKWIDYTWQPVSILVGQPETMPWTKLSDDGDTAMFYAGGAVFELYRSETANYRDNLSGDNAVWVVLQPSVGDFPYDLIKVTADPTEGEAFASVGDNIVESLSMPENLRELVAAFIAEHHVEQPFFKRKRTEADPEALARHSPLYDMSKSKSDGPKS; from the coding sequence ATGAGCACAGCGTTTGCCCAGATTCCGGTTGGGGTTGTCGTCGCTCGGCGCAAAGCGGCCAGCAAATGGATCGACTATACGTGGCAGCCGGTTTCGATACTGGTCGGGCAGCCGGAAACGATGCCCTGGACGAAATTGTCAGACGACGGCGACACCGCGATGTTTTACGCGGGAGGTGCGGTCTTTGAATTGTATCGTAGTGAGACGGCAAATTATCGCGATAACCTCTCGGGCGATAACGCCGTATGGGTCGTTTTGCAGCCCTCAGTCGGTGACTTCCCATACGATCTCATCAAGGTGACGGCCGATCCAACCGAGGGCGAGGCCTTTGCGAGCGTCGGCGACAATATCGTCGAGAGCTTGTCAATGCCGGAGAATTTGCGTGAGCTTGTAGCCGCCTTCATCGCGGAGCATCACGTCGAGCAGCCGTTTTTCAAGCGCAAGCGAACAGAAGCGGATCCAGAAGCGCTCGCCCGGCATAGTCCGCTCTATGATATGAGCAAATCGAAGTCGGATGGACCGAAGTCATGA
- the fdh3B gene encoding formate dehydrogenase FDH3 subunit beta encodes MARMKFLCDADRCIECNACVTACKNENEVPWGINRRRVVTINDGKPGERSVSMACMHCTDAPCAAVCPVNCFYTTADAVVLHSKDLCIGCGYCFYACPFGAPQYPRVGNFGSRGKMDKCTYCAGGPEADGSQAEFDKYGANRLAEGKLPMCAEMCSTKSLLAGDGEIIAQIYKERVVKRGYGSGAWGWKTAYKETIAS; translated from the coding sequence ATGGCTCGTATGAAATTCCTTTGCGACGCCGACCGTTGCATCGAGTGCAACGCTTGCGTCACCGCCTGCAAGAACGAAAACGAAGTGCCGTGGGGCATCAATCGCCGTCGCGTTGTCACCATCAATGACGGCAAGCCGGGCGAGCGTTCGGTCTCCATGGCCTGCATGCACTGCACTGACGCGCCCTGTGCGGCGGTATGCCCCGTGAACTGCTTCTACACGACGGCCGATGCGGTCGTACTCCACTCGAAGGACTTGTGCATCGGTTGCGGATATTGCTTCTACGCATGTCCATTCGGTGCGCCGCAATATCCGCGCGTTGGCAACTTTGGCTCACGCGGCAAGATGGACAAATGCACCTATTGCGCCGGTGGTCCGGAGGCCGATGGATCGCAGGCCGAATTCGACAAGTATGGCGCCAATCGTCTGGCCGAAGGCAAGCTGCCGATGTGTGCCGAGATGTGCTCGACCAAATCGCTGCTGGCCGGCGATGGCGAGATCATCGCGCAGATCTACAAGGAGCGTGTCGTCAAGCGCGGCTATGGCTCCGGTGCCTGGGGTTGGAAGACCGCGTACAAAGAGACGATTGCATCCTGA
- a CDS encoding DUF6352 family protein gives MRDFWFACGHHLLDREEGGGLVVTDEFLKVYLARPELAPPPEACTVEKTLHAALLAEPRRAVSKSDIAAIADADARENWSFMIAFRDHLIRHRTLESAYLDLVRNGAGSTPPLFLNQLVHVILRNALDGCEEPLVLRAAEIFFRPQRLTLHDGSLIAADEETIGGTGATPASPLVSMLGIPAQADIDVLNDDNAHLYWEHSDLFHSAIDLTAGRNGLAALASVIQRWIGHVMAIEVDVEPLTQMHDVNLTWYVGLDADATRIGDALWNGENLSEATQAQVVGLFRLTFHDPHIVLQQVGQEPVYLILAMSQAKVIRMKPQNLITGLPIHQLDMVS, from the coding sequence GTGAGGGATTTCTGGTTTGCCTGCGGACATCATCTGCTCGACCGGGAGGAGGGCGGCGGTCTCGTCGTCACCGATGAATTTCTGAAGGTTTATCTAGCGCGGCCCGAACTCGCGCCCCCGCCGGAGGCCTGTACCGTGGAAAAGACGCTCCATGCCGCGCTGCTGGCCGAACCGCGCCGTGCTGTCTCCAAGAGCGATATTGCCGCAATTGCGGATGCCGACGCGCGTGAAAACTGGTCCTTCATGATCGCTTTCCGCGATCATCTCATCCGGCATAGGACGCTCGAATCAGCCTATCTTGACCTGGTGCGGAATGGCGCGGGCTCGACGCCGCCGCTTTTTCTCAATCAGCTTGTGCATGTGATCCTGCGCAATGCGCTGGATGGTTGCGAGGAACCCTTGGTGCTGCGCGCAGCGGAAATCTTTTTCCGTCCGCAGCGTCTGACTTTGCATGATGGCTCACTGATCGCGGCCGACGAGGAAACCATTGGCGGGACCGGCGCCACACCGGCTTCCCCGTTGGTGTCGATGCTGGGTATCCCAGCGCAGGCCGATATCGATGTGCTGAACGACGACAATGCGCATCTCTATTGGGAGCATAGCGACCTGTTCCACAGTGCCATCGATCTGACGGCCGGGCGCAACGGTCTTGCGGCACTGGCCAGCGTCATTCAGCGCTGGATTGGACATGTCATGGCGATCGAGGTTGACGTCGAGCCGCTGACGCAGATGCACGACGTCAATCTCACCTGGTATGTTGGCCTGGATGCCGACGCAACGCGCATCGGCGATGCCTTGTGGAACGGCGAGAACCTCAGCGAGGCCACGCAGGCCCAGGTGGTGGGCCTCTTCCGTTTGACATTCCACGACCCACATATCGTTCTGCAGCAAGTGGGCCAAGAACCGGTTTATCTGATCCTTGCAATGTCGCAGGCCAAGGTCATTCGCATGAAGCCGCAGAATCTCATTACCGGTCTTCCGATCCACCAACTCGATATGGTGTCATGA
- a CDS encoding formate dehydrogenase subunit alpha gives MLIRRTEREKRRGSLADSLGNQSVGGLDRRTFLRRSGLAAGGVALVGALPLAGMRKADAAGTMPTGAGVTVRKNICTHCSVGCTVIGEVQNGVWVGQEPGWDSPINRGSHCAKGASVRELVHGDRRLKYPMKLVDGQWTRVSWDSAINEIGDKLMEIRSKSGPDSVYWLGSAKFSNEGAYLNRKFAAFWGTNNSDHQARICHSTTVAGVANTWGYGAMTNSYNDIRNSKTLVFLGGNPAEAHPVSLQHLLEGKELNRANFVVIDPRMTRTAAHATEYVRLRPGTDIPVIWGMLWHIFQNGWEDKEFINQRVYGMDDIRKEVAKWTPEEVERVSGVPGAQLKRVAEMFAKQRPATMIWAMGQTQHTVGTANVRASCVLLLATGNVGGFGSGANIFRGHCNVQGATDLGLDIVTLPLYYGLAEGAWRHWARVWEVDYSWFEGRFDTFTGPDGKPVKMMNTPGIPSTRWFDAAMLPKDQVSQKDNVKAMMVFGHGGNTITRMPKAAEGIEKLDLLVVADPHPTTWAALSERKNGTYLLPVCTQFETSGSRTASNRSIQWGEQIVKPIFESKNDYEVMYLLAKKLGFADLMFKNIKVENNQPEPEDILREINRGGWSTGYCGQSPERLKMHMANQKDFDLVSLRAKDGPAKGDYYGLPWPCWGTPEFKHPGTHTLYNTNLAVKDGGGTFRARFGVERVVKTKVMENGQEVEKEQKFNLLAEGSYSKDSEIQDGYPEFTLAVLKKLGWDKDLTEAEMAVIQKVNPANPDAVSWSLDLSGGIQRVAINHGCIPYGNGKARANAYGLPDAIPVHREPIYSPRPDLVAKYPTLPNARQFRVPNIGFDVQKAAVEKGIAKQFPIVMTSGRLVEYEGGGEETRSNKWLAELQQDMFVEINPADAAERGIRDGGWVWVTGPENNSRARMKALVTERVGKGVAWCPFHFAGWFQGVDQRGNYPKGADPIVLGESANTVTTYGFDPVTGMQEPKATLCQIRAA, from the coding sequence GTGCTGATCAGAAGAACAGAACGCGAGAAACGCCGCGGCAGTCTTGCGGACTCGCTTGGCAATCAATCCGTCGGCGGTCTCGATCGCCGTACCTTCTTGCGCCGCTCCGGTTTGGCCGCGGGCGGAGTGGCCCTGGTTGGAGCGTTGCCGCTCGCCGGCATGCGCAAGGCTGACGCTGCGGGCACGATGCCGACGGGCGCGGGCGTCACTGTCCGCAAGAATATCTGCACGCATTGTTCGGTTGGCTGCACCGTCATCGGCGAAGTCCAGAACGGCGTGTGGGTAGGTCAGGAGCCCGGCTGGGACTCCCCGATCAATCGCGGTTCGCATTGCGCCAAGGGTGCGTCGGTGCGCGAACTCGTGCACGGCGACCGCCGGCTGAAATATCCGATGAAGCTGGTCGACGGACAATGGACCCGGGTTTCCTGGGATTCCGCCATCAATGAAATAGGCGACAAGCTGATGGAGATCCGCAGCAAGTCGGGGCCGGACTCGGTCTATTGGCTCGGTTCGGCAAAATTCTCCAACGAGGGCGCCTATTTGAACCGCAAATTCGCAGCCTTCTGGGGGACGAATAACTCCGACCATCAGGCGCGTATCTGCCATTCGACGACAGTCGCGGGCGTGGCCAATACCTGGGGCTACGGCGCGATGACCAACAGCTACAACGACATCCGCAATTCGAAGACCCTGGTTTTCCTCGGTGGCAATCCCGCCGAAGCGCATCCGGTGTCGTTGCAGCATCTTCTTGAGGGCAAGGAACTCAATCGGGCGAACTTTGTCGTCATCGATCCGCGAATGACGCGCACGGCTGCGCATGCAACCGAATATGTCCGCTTGCGTCCCGGCACCGATATTCCGGTGATCTGGGGCATGCTCTGGCACATTTTCCAGAACGGCTGGGAGGACAAGGAGTTCATCAACCAGCGTGTCTACGGAATGGACGATATCCGCAAGGAAGTCGCCAAGTGGACGCCAGAAGAGGTGGAGCGTGTTTCCGGTGTGCCGGGTGCGCAGCTCAAGCGCGTCGCCGAGATGTTCGCCAAGCAGCGTCCCGCGACGATGATCTGGGCGATGGGACAGACCCAGCACACGGTTGGTACGGCGAACGTTCGCGCAAGCTGCGTGTTGCTGCTGGCGACAGGCAATGTCGGCGGCTTCGGCAGTGGCGCAAACATCTTCCGCGGCCATTGCAACGTGCAGGGCGCGACCGACCTTGGCCTCGATATCGTGACACTGCCGCTTTACTATGGCCTCGCGGAAGGTGCATGGCGGCATTGGGCGCGCGTTTGGGAAGTTGATTATTCGTGGTTCGAAGGCCGCTTCGACACGTTCACCGGTCCAGACGGCAAGCCCGTGAAGATGATGAATACGCCTGGCATCCCGTCGACGCGGTGGTTCGACGCCGCAATGTTGCCGAAGGATCAGGTGTCTCAGAAAGACAATGTGAAGGCGATGATGGTGTTCGGGCATGGTGGCAACACCATCACCCGCATGCCGAAAGCGGCGGAAGGCATCGAGAAGCTCGATCTTCTTGTCGTCGCCGACCCGCATCCCACGACCTGGGCGGCTCTCTCGGAGCGCAAGAACGGCACCTATCTGCTGCCGGTCTGCACCCAATTCGAAACCTCCGGCTCGCGCACGGCTTCGAACCGTTCGATCCAGTGGGGCGAACAGATCGTCAAGCCGATCTTTGAGTCGAAGAACGACTATGAAGTGATGTATCTGCTGGCCAAGAAGCTCGGCTTCGCTGATTTGATGTTTAAGAACATCAAGGTCGAGAACAATCAGCCGGAGCCCGAGGATATTCTCCGCGAGATCAACCGCGGCGGTTGGTCGACCGGCTATTGCGGGCAGTCGCCGGAACGCCTGAAGATGCACATGGCGAACCAGAAGGATTTTGATCTGGTCTCACTGCGTGCCAAGGACGGACCGGCCAAGGGCGATTACTATGGTCTGCCGTGGCCCTGCTGGGGCACGCCAGAATTCAAGCATCCGGGCACCCACACGCTCTACAACACCAATCTGGCAGTCAAGGACGGCGGCGGCACATTCCGCGCGCGCTTTGGTGTTGAGCGTGTGGTCAAGACCAAAGTCATGGAGAATGGCCAGGAAGTCGAGAAGGAGCAGAAATTCAACCTACTCGCTGAGGGCTCCTATTCCAAGGACTCTGAGATTCAGGACGGCTATCCAGAATTCACACTCGCCGTTCTGAAGAAACTTGGTTGGGACAAGGATCTGACGGAGGCCGAGATGGCTGTGATCCAGAAGGTCAATCCCGCCAATCCCGATGCCGTGTCCTGGTCCCTCGATCTCTCCGGCGGCATCCAGCGCGTGGCGATCAATCACGGCTGCATCCCTTACGGCAACGGCAAGGCCCGGGCGAATGCCTACGGTCTTCCTGACGCGATCCCGGTGCATCGCGAGCCGATCTACTCGCCGCGCCCCGATCTCGTCGCGAAATATCCGACCTTGCCGAATGCGCGGCAGTTCCGCGTACCGAACATCGGTTTCGACGTGCAGAAGGCGGCTGTGGAAAAGGGAATTGCCAAGCAATTCCCGATTGTCATGACCTCCGGCCGACTCGTCGAATATGAAGGTGGCGGCGAGGAAACCCGCTCCAACAAGTGGCTCGCCGAATTGCAGCAGGACATGTTTGTTGAGATCAATCCTGCTGACGCCGCCGAGCGCGGCATCAGGGACGGTGGCTGGGTTTGGGTTACCGGACCTGAGAACAACTCTCGGGCTCGCATGAAAGCACTGGTGACCGAACGTGTCGGCAAGGGCGTGGCTTGGTGCCCGTTCCATTTCGCCGGCTGGTTCCAGGGCGTCGATCAGCGCGGTAATTATCCGAAGGGGGCCGATCCGATCGTACTGGGCGAAAGCGCCAATACGGTCACGACCTATGGCTTTGATCCGGTGACCGGCATGCAGGAACCGAAAGCAACACTCTGCCAAATCCGGGCAGCATAA
- a CDS encoding Cro/CI family transcriptional regulator, translating into MRDFGLEEAIKAAGGITELARRIGISQPSVSNWDRVPAERVLAVESATNVGRAVLRPDLFSDNGADTDVDEIDVARAHEYALLSALLSRAPDAALLKTLTRLKGDATPLGMAHIELAEAASRISVQAVEREYFNLFIGLGRGELLPYGSYYLTGFLHERPLARLREDLLKIDLERNEGNAEPEDHAAILCEIMSGLASGRFPAPAGTDQAIFEKHLAPWIGRFFADLENAQEANFYRRVGTLGRVFIEIEIESFALPV; encoded by the coding sequence ATGCGTGACTTCGGGCTTGAGGAAGCAATAAAGGCCGCCGGCGGTATCACCGAACTGGCGCGCCGGATTGGTATCTCCCAACCATCGGTTTCCAATTGGGACCGCGTGCCTGCCGAGCGAGTGCTGGCCGTTGAGTCCGCGACGAATGTCGGCCGCGCCGTCCTGCGGCCCGATCTTTTCAGCGACAATGGAGCGGACACCGATGTCGATGAAATCGATGTCGCGCGCGCGCATGAATATGCGCTGCTTTCTGCATTGTTGTCGCGCGCCCCTGACGCTGCGCTGCTCAAGACGCTGACCCGATTAAAAGGGGACGCGACGCCGTTGGGCATGGCTCATATCGAACTCGCGGAGGCAGCGTCGCGAATCAGCGTGCAAGCTGTTGAACGCGAGTACTTCAATCTCTTCATTGGTCTCGGTCGCGGCGAGTTGTTGCCCTACGGCTCCTATTATCTGACTGGCTTCTTGCACGAGCGGCCGCTCGCCCGTCTGCGCGAGGATCTTCTGAAGATTGACCTTGAACGCAACGAGGGCAATGCCGAGCCGGAGGATCACGCTGCAATCCTGTGCGAGATCATGTCTGGTCTTGCCAGCGGTCGTTTCCCGGCCCCTGCCGGAACGGATCAGGCAATTTTCGAAAAGCACCTCGCGCCATGGATCGGCCGCTTCTTCGCCGATCTTGAAAATGCGCAAGAGGCCAATTTCTACCGGCGCGTTGGCACGCTTGGCCGGGTTTTTATCGAGATCGAGATCGAGTCCTTCGCGTTACCGGTCTGA
- a CDS encoding biotin/lipoate--protein ligase family protein, whose amino-acid sequence MAHAAEEGAGTLIYVGRFDLAEFAVVLEPDEPLRMARRTLYAGMAALADALSVIAPPETPITIDWPDAIRVNLGLVGGGRLGWPADADENEPPQWMVFSAMIRLVSLSEGEAGLRPLTSALEDEGFDGEASDRMVEAFTRHFMMILDTWQEQGFDGVAKTYLPYLATVSEKGVRRDIDQDGDLLVRQMGKADVQRQKLLPALTQPTWFDPQTRGPRS is encoded by the coding sequence ATGGCGCATGCGGCGGAGGAGGGGGCGGGAACCCTCATTTATGTCGGGCGCTTCGATCTAGCGGAATTCGCAGTGGTGCTGGAGCCGGACGAACCACTCCGCATGGCGCGTCGCACATTATATGCGGGCATGGCGGCGCTTGCTGACGCGCTGTCGGTGATCGCACCACCGGAGACGCCGATCACGATCGACTGGCCCGACGCCATCAGGGTCAATCTCGGTCTAGTCGGGGGTGGTCGATTGGGCTGGCCGGCAGACGCCGATGAGAATGAGCCGCCGCAATGGATGGTCTTCAGTGCAATGATCCGCCTCGTGTCGCTGTCCGAAGGTGAGGCCGGATTGCGTCCCCTCACGTCGGCCCTTGAAGATGAGGGGTTCGATGGCGAAGCTTCCGACCGGATGGTTGAGGCGTTTACCCGCCATTTCATGATGATTCTGGACACCTGGCAGGAACAAGGCTTCGACGGCGTCGCGAAAACTTACCTGCCTTATCTTGCCACCGTTTCCGAAAAAGGTGTGCGGCGCGACATCGACCAGGATGGCGACCTGCTTGTTCGCCAAATGGGCAAAGCGGACGTGCAGCGGCAGAAATTGCTGCCGGCCTTGACGCAGCCGACCTGGTTCGACCCGCAGACACGAGGACCGCGTTCGTGA
- a CDS encoding DUF6505 family protein, producing MKLLRTIRLDPSDTFVFERAAEPGEWAVAGGFVFSDTDPASLQGKARTAFRAGFLGVDSLGWSTLVQIVDASTEDRANLVNALAQRLMRNFGAPDLETARAAAEEEVSFSEALCTHPSDTLIAVHRSFENGELREAFRSLQHRGGPKPLRAFSFMEVEGEEEEPDETIDLMNLVRENSK from the coding sequence GTGAAATTGTTGCGAACCATTCGTCTTGACCCCTCCGACACGTTCGTGTTCGAGCGTGCGGCCGAACCCGGTGAATGGGCGGTCGCTGGCGGCTTTGTATTTTCCGATACCGATCCGGCGAGTTTGCAGGGCAAGGCACGGACCGCTTTTCGCGCGGGCTTTCTGGGCGTCGACTCGCTGGGGTGGTCTACTCTGGTGCAAATCGTCGATGCTAGTACCGAGGATCGCGCCAATCTGGTTAATGCATTGGCGCAGCGACTGATGCGGAATTTCGGCGCGCCGGATCTCGAGACAGCGCGGGCCGCGGCCGAAGAAGAGGTGAGCTTTTCTGAAGCGCTTTGCACCCATCCCAGCGATACCCTGATCGCCGTGCATCGAAGCTTTGAAAATGGAGAATTGCGCGAGGCGTTTCGCAGCTTGCAGCATCGCGGCGGTCCGAAGCCGCTCCGGGCTTTTTCCTTCATGGAGGTCGAAGGTGAAGAGGAGGAGCCGGACGAGACAATCGATCTGATGAATCTGGTGCGGGAGAACAGCAAGTGA
- a CDS encoding 4Fe-4S dicluster domain-containing protein, translating to MPLDIDTIRQSCRGAEVTAGRQFCRSELDRFRKLATSGDPMTVACTQETPVFSEVAATTGGPAISFVNIRENAGWSKDAARATPKMAALLAAAAEPVSDIPFVSFSSEGIVLIYGVDEKAIDAADLLKDHLDVTVMISRPKDIAPRRTTEFPVVQGTIRSAKGFLGQFEIAVDDYATPAPSSRAALSFSNARDGATSHCDIILDLSGGTPLFAASDLRDGYLRADQRDPAAVLRAALKARDLVGTFDKPRYIEFKEDLCAHSRSRLVGCHRCLDLCPAGAITPAGDHVAIDPHICAGCGQCAAACPTGAAGYALPAADALMRRLRTMLTTYGEAGGSNPVLLIHDETHGIEMIDALARYGDGLPANVIPATVNETTQVGLETIAAAFAYGATAIRFLLRARPRHDVAGLRRTMELAETILVGLGFSGGAVATIETDDPDALGEALHSMARGIATAHPASFLPVGGKRDVQRLALRELHRAAPSPVDVIALPAGAPFGTVEVNVEGCTLCLACVSACPTGALSADPERPMLKFTEDACVQCGLCAATCPEKVITLQPQLDFRAATAASRVIKEEEPFHCIRCAKPFGVKSTIERVTAKLEGKHWMFKGQATRLEVLKMCEDCRVIAMTEDSFDPYGAPERPKPRTTDDYLREREENPQG from the coding sequence ATGCCGCTCGATATCGACACAATCCGACAGTCTTGCCGCGGCGCCGAGGTGACGGCCGGTCGCCAATTTTGCCGGTCCGAGCTTGACCGATTCCGCAAACTGGCAACATCCGGCGATCCCATGACCGTGGCCTGCACGCAGGAAACTCCGGTTTTTTCCGAAGTCGCTGCCACGACCGGCGGTCCTGCCATCAGCTTCGTCAATATCCGCGAGAATGCCGGATGGTCGAAGGACGCTGCACGCGCCACGCCGAAAATGGCAGCGCTCCTTGCCGCCGCGGCCGAGCCTGTCTCGGACATTCCCTTTGTCAGTTTCAGCAGCGAAGGCATCGTCCTGATTTACGGCGTCGACGAGAAGGCGATCGATGCGGCCGACCTGTTGAAGGATCATCTCGACGTAACCGTGATGATCTCGCGGCCAAAGGACATCGCACCCCGCCGAACTACCGAGTTTCCCGTGGTGCAGGGGACGATTCGCTCCGCCAAAGGCTTTCTCGGACAATTCGAGATTGCGGTCGACGATTACGCGACGCCGGCGCCATCCTCGCGCGCGGCATTGTCATTCAGCAACGCGCGCGATGGTGCAACATCCCATTGCGACATTATTCTCGATCTATCCGGCGGCACGCCGCTTTTTGCGGCCTCCGACCTGCGCGACGGCTATCTGCGCGCCGATCAGCGCGATCCTGCGGCCGTTTTGCGTGCAGCACTGAAGGCGCGCGATCTCGTCGGAACGTTCGACAAGCCGCGTTACATCGAATTTAAGGAAGATTTGTGCGCACATTCGCGCTCGCGTCTGGTCGGCTGCCACCGCTGCCTGGATCTTTGTCCCGCCGGCGCAATCACGCCCGCGGGCGACCATGTCGCCATCGATCCGCATATCTGCGCCGGCTGTGGCCAATGTGCGGCTGCATGCCCCACCGGCGCAGCCGGATATGCCTTGCCGGCAGCCGATGCCTTGATGCGACGGCTGCGTACGATGCTGACCACTTATGGCGAGGCCGGCGGCAGCAATCCGGTTCTGCTCATTCACGACGAAACGCATGGCATCGAGATGATCGACGCCCTTGCGCGCTATGGCGACGGGTTACCGGCCAATGTCATTCCAGCCACCGTCAATGAAACAACACAGGTGGGGCTAGAGACGATTGCCGCCGCGTTCGCTTACGGAGCGACGGCGATTCGGTTTCTGCTGCGGGCGCGACCGCGGCACGACGTCGCCGGCCTGCGCAGAACGATGGAGCTGGCGGAGACAATCCTGGTTGGCCTCGGCTTCAGCGGCGGTGCCGTTGCGACAATCGAAACGGACGATCCCGATGCACTGGGTGAAGCCCTGCACAGCATGGCGCGGGGCATCGCCACAGCCCATCCCGCATCATTTCTTCCGGTCGGCGGCAAGCGTGATGTGCAACGGCTCGCGTTGCGTGAATTGCACCGTGCCGCGCCTTCACCGGTCGACGTGATTGCGCTACCGGCCGGAGCCCCGTTTGGTACCGTCGAGGTCAATGTCGAAGGCTGCACGTTGTGCCTTGCCTGCGTATCTGCTTGTCCCACCGGCGCGCTCTCGGCCGATCCCGAACGGCCGATGCTGAAATTCACCGAAGATGCCTGCGTGCAATGCGGACTTTGTGCGGCCACCTGCCCGGAGAAGGTGATCACCTTGCAGCCGCAGCTCGATTTCCGCGCCGCGACCGCCGCATCACGTGTCATCAAGGAAGAAGAGCCCTTCCATTGTATCCGCTGCGCCAAGCCCTTCGGTGTGAAAAGCACCATCGAACGCGTCACAGCAAAGCTTGAAGGCAAGCACTGGATGTTCAAAGGCCAGGCCACACGCCTTGAAGTCCTCAAAATGTGCGAGGATTGCCGCGTGATCGCCATGACCGAAGATTCATTCGATCCTTATGGCGCACCGGAGCGTCCGAAGCCGCGGACGACCGACGATTATCTGCGCGAGCGGGAAGAAAACCCGCAGGGCTGA